The following are encoded in a window of bacterium SCSIO 12643 genomic DNA:
- a CDS encoding formimidoylglutamase, whose translation MDISIYFTPISHSQEDYYKEQLGGNIDAYFSEDDFPDWKESEIILIGVKEERGSIRNSGCGLGADNIRKKLFKLFFDMPPQMTDLGNILPGETLEDTYFAVQSCIDTLIKAGKTIVLLGGSQDLTIPLYKGYENTEQLVNLTTIDHAFDIGEATDGPVNSETYLSQILLHQPSFLFNYANLGYQTYFGSPNIIDLIDKLFFDKMRLGAIRGNIRDSEPIIRNSDIISIDVASIQAADMQGCERSTPNGLLPDEACQLTRYAGLSEKVSCFGVFEYNPRLDNNGNSALLVAQMIWYFIEGYTNRRNEVPKPSDENYLKYRVPVTGADDDLIFYKSLRTDRWWMLVPYPDAKSNRYRRLNMVPCSYQDYLVAGQDELPELWVKTYRKFL comes from the coding sequence ATGGACATATCTATATATTTTACACCCATTTCTCATTCACAAGAAGACTACTATAAAGAGCAGTTAGGAGGGAACATTGATGCATACTTTTCAGAGGATGATTTCCCAGATTGGAAAGAGTCTGAAATAATTTTAATCGGAGTTAAAGAAGAAAGAGGTTCGATTCGCAATTCCGGTTGTGGATTGGGAGCGGATAACATTCGAAAGAAATTGTTTAAGCTCTTTTTTGATATGCCTCCACAAATGACAGATTTAGGTAATATTCTTCCTGGAGAGACTCTAGAGGATACTTATTTTGCCGTACAATCCTGTATAGACACATTAATCAAGGCAGGAAAGACTATTGTGTTATTAGGTGGGAGTCAGGATTTAACGATCCCTTTATATAAAGGATATGAAAATACGGAGCAATTAGTTAATCTAACAACAATTGATCACGCATTTGATATAGGAGAGGCTACGGACGGACCTGTTAATTCAGAGACTTATCTGAGCCAAATATTATTACACCAACCTAGTTTTCTGTTTAATTATGCAAACCTGGGGTATCAAACGTATTTTGGGTCACCTAATATTATAGATCTGATTGATAAGTTGTTTTTTGATAAAATGCGTTTAGGAGCTATTCGGGGTAATATTCGAGATTCTGAGCCGATCATCAGAAACTCTGATATAATTAGTATTGATGTGGCTTCAATTCAAGCTGCAGATATGCAAGGGTGCGAAAGATCAACTCCCAATGGATTATTGCCTGATGAGGCTTGTCAGTTGACCAGATATGCAGGGTTAAGCGAAAAGGTTTCGTGTTTTGGTGTGTTTGAGTACAATCCTAGGTTAGATAATAATGGGAACTCAGCTCTATTAGTCGCACAAATGATATGGTATTTTATCGAAGGTTATACCAATAGAAGAAACGAAGTGCCGAAACCTAGCGATGAAAATTATTTGAAATATCGTGTTCCGGTTACAGGAGCTGATGATGATCTTATTTTTTATAAAAGCCTAAGAACGGATCGTTGGTGGATGCTGGTGCCTTATCCGGATGCCAAGTCAAATAGATATCGAAGATTAAATATGGTGCCTTGTTCTTATCAGGATTACCTGGTAGCGGGGCAGGATGAATTGCCGGAATTATGGGTGAAGACCTATCGGAAATTTTTATAA
- a CDS encoding 3-deoxy-D-manno-octulosonic acid transferase produces MRLIYQLGINSYAILVRLLSPFVRKAKKWSEGRQEQLSKWRAIQNNEPLVWFHCASLGEFEQGKPVIEAFKESHKNWKILITFFSPSGYDLRSDYEWADYVFYLPVERKTNVRQFIDAFNPQIAVFVKYEFWYGYMTELKKRSIPLVFISSTFRPYHIFFKSYGTWFLKQLVSVKMFFVQDKESESLLKSKSIFNVQISGDTRFDRVIRTVKDNDDLSFMQSFRDQNKVLIFGSAWERETDYFLRIVDRIPEEWKVIYAPHEINENKFSNIENRLNIDSIRYSGLNENNALESKVLLVDTVGHLARMYKYADVAFVGGGYRDGIHNILEPLSFGNPVFFGSNHKGFGEGKESIEAGIGTEVTRYEDFENQLLKWINNPDQLLETQLKSKTYIQERVGATEMIVDYLSKLT; encoded by the coding sequence ATGAGGTTAATATACCAATTGGGAATAAACTCATATGCGATTTTAGTTCGTTTGTTATCCCCGTTTGTGCGTAAGGCTAAAAAATGGTCAGAGGGGAGACAAGAACAATTATCAAAATGGAGGGCTATTCAGAATAACGAACCTTTAGTTTGGTTTCATTGTGCGTCTTTAGGGGAGTTCGAACAAGGAAAACCTGTTATTGAAGCCTTTAAAGAATCACATAAAAACTGGAAAATTCTGATAACATTTTTTTCTCCTTCTGGATATGATTTAAGGTCTGATTATGAATGGGCAGATTATGTCTTCTATTTACCGGTAGAAAGAAAAACTAATGTGAGGCAATTTATTGATGCTTTTAACCCTCAAATTGCGGTGTTCGTAAAGTATGAATTCTGGTATGGGTATATGACAGAGTTAAAAAAACGATCCATTCCATTGGTTTTTATTTCATCTACATTTAGACCTTACCATATATTCTTTAAGTCGTATGGAACCTGGTTTTTAAAACAATTGGTTTCGGTCAAAATGTTTTTTGTTCAGGATAAAGAATCAGAAAGTCTTTTGAAATCAAAATCAATCTTTAATGTCCAAATAAGTGGGGATACAAGATTTGACCGGGTCATTCGTACGGTTAAGGATAATGATGATTTGTCATTCATGCAAAGTTTTAGAGATCAAAACAAAGTTTTAATATTTGGAAGTGCATGGGAGCGGGAAACAGATTATTTTTTGAGAATAGTGGACCGTATTCCGGAAGAATGGAAAGTGATTTATGCACCTCATGAAATTAATGAGAATAAATTCTCGAACATAGAGAATAGACTGAATATTGACTCTATAAGGTATTCTGGGTTAAATGAGAATAACGCGCTCGAATCTAAAGTTCTATTGGTAGATACTGTGGGGCACCTGGCAAGGATGTATAAATATGCAGATGTTGCTTTTGTTGGAGGAGGATATCGTGATGGGATACACAACATCTTGGAGCCATTGTCTTTTGGAAACCCAGTATTTTTTGGTAGTAATCATAAAGGCTTTGGAGAGGGAAAGGAATCTATTGAAGCGGGAATAGGTACAGAGGTTACGCGATATGAGGATTTTGAAAATCAACTACTAAAATGGATAAACAATCCGGATCAATTGTTAGAAACTCAATTAAAGAGCAAAACCTATATTCAAGAACGTGTTGGGGCTACAGAAATGATTGTCGATTACTTAAGTAAGCTCACTTAA
- a CDS encoding UDP-glucose/GDP-mannose dehydrogenase family protein yields the protein MKIAVVGTGYVGLVTGTCLAESGADVTCVDIDKKKVEKMKSGIVPIYEPHLDVLFERNIKQDRLRFTTDLASAIKDSTVIFLALPTPPGEDGSADLSYILGVAKDLGDLITDYKVIVDKSTVPVGTAEKVTSAIQIALDKRYENNPNEKPSFDVVSNPEFLREGFAVDDFMKPDRVVVGSSSEKANEIMDKIYAPFVRQGNPVIFMDEKSAELTKYAANSFLATKISFMNEIANLCEQVGANVDDVRKGIGTDTRIGNRFLFPGIGYGGSCFPKDVQALAKSSTEVDYDFKILKAVMDVNLIQKTVLMPKINAFYNNDLKGKKFAVWGLAFKPDTDDIREAPSLYNIKELLNSGASISAYDPEAMENVKELLGDSIEFCENEYDTLQDADALLIFTEWQIFRNPDFKKIESLLKEKVIFDGRNLYDLSNMQELGFYYNSIGREKISN from the coding sequence ATGAAAATAGCAGTTGTAGGAACAGGTTACGTAGGACTAGTTACGGGTACTTGTTTAGCAGAAAGCGGTGCAGATGTTACATGCGTTGATATTGATAAAAAAAAGGTGGAAAAAATGAAATCTGGAATTGTTCCGATTTATGAGCCACACTTAGATGTTTTATTCGAAAGAAACATAAAACAAGATCGTTTACGTTTTACAACAGACTTAGCCTCTGCCATTAAAGATAGCACTGTAATATTTTTAGCCTTACCTACTCCTCCTGGAGAAGATGGTAGCGCTGATTTGTCTTATATTCTAGGAGTTGCAAAAGACCTGGGTGATCTTATCACTGACTACAAAGTAATCGTGGATAAAAGTACAGTACCAGTAGGTACAGCGGAAAAGGTTACTTCTGCTATTCAAATAGCACTAGATAAAAGATACGAGAATAATCCAAATGAAAAGCCATCTTTTGATGTAGTTTCAAATCCTGAATTCCTTAGAGAAGGTTTTGCGGTTGATGATTTCATGAAGCCTGATCGTGTTGTAGTTGGCTCATCTTCTGAAAAAGCCAATGAAATCATGGACAAAATCTACGCTCCTTTTGTTCGTCAGGGAAATCCAGTAATCTTTATGGATGAAAAATCTGCAGAATTAACCAAATATGCGGCTAATTCATTCTTGGCTACTAAAATCTCTTTTATGAATGAGATCGCTAATCTTTGTGAACAAGTTGGTGCTAATGTGGATGATGTTAGAAAAGGAATTGGCACAGATACTAGAATTGGTAATCGTTTCTTGTTCCCAGGTATTGGGTATGGAGGAAGTTGTTTCCCAAAAGACGTACAGGCATTAGCCAAATCATCTACCGAAGTAGATTATGATTTTAAAATCTTAAAGGCTGTAATGGATGTTAACCTAATTCAAAAAACCGTTTTAATGCCTAAAATCAATGCGTTCTATAACAATGATTTAAAAGGTAAAAAATTCGCTGTTTGGGGATTAGCATTCAAACCAGATACTGATGATATTAGAGAGGCTCCGTCATTATATAATATCAAGGAATTACTAAATTCCGGAGCATCCATTAGTGCCTATGATCCAGAGGCAATGGAAAATGTAAAAGAACTTTTAGGAGATTCTATTGAATTTTGTGAAAACGAATATGATACTTTACAAGATGCTGATGCCTTACTAATTTTTACGGAATGGCAAATATTTAGAAATCCTGATTTCAAGAAAATTGAATCATTACTGAAAGAAAAAGTAATTTTTGATGGTAGAAATCTATACGACCTTTCTAATATGCAAGAATTAGGATTCTATTACAATTCTATAGGTAGAGAAAAAATATCTAATTAA
- the gldN gene encoding gliding motility protein GldN, producing MKTLRFIFLAGLMSLGLNVSAQVLDPGAESPLDGVYSKSVDTPHKRPVPYVQLREADIMWLTRIWRVVDMREKVNLPFYFPLKPTQGRKNFMTVIMEAIEQERITAYSPYDSSTAQFDDGFKIAMTTMEAKKTLTYITQIAVENEYGEEEFKDTANEIGLDEITRFKIKEEVFFDKQRSLMETRILGIAPMIPDKIADDGSVREAFWIYFPEARFVFAEAEVYNVHNDVDRMTYEDLFWKRKFSSRIVKKSNVFDRAISAYKGPLDALLEAEKIEEEIFNREHDIWSF from the coding sequence ATGAAGACGCTAAGATTTATCTTTTTGGCTGGATTAATGAGCTTAGGACTAAATGTGTCCGCTCAGGTATTAGATCCAGGAGCAGAATCTCCGCTTGATGGTGTTTACTCAAAATCTGTAGATACACCACATAAGAGACCGGTTCCATATGTACAATTAAGAGAGGCTGATATTATGTGGTTGACACGTATTTGGCGAGTTGTAGATATGAGAGAAAAGGTAAATCTGCCTTTCTATTTCCCTCTAAAGCCAACGCAGGGAAGAAAGAACTTTATGACTGTTATCATGGAAGCGATTGAGCAAGAAAGAATAACAGCATATTCACCTTATGATTCGTCCACGGCTCAGTTTGATGATGGGTTTAAGATTGCCATGACTACTATGGAGGCAAAGAAGACCTTGACTTATATTACACAAATTGCGGTTGAGAATGAATATGGTGAAGAGGAGTTTAAAGACACGGCAAACGAAATCGGATTAGACGAGATTACCAGATTTAAGATTAAAGAAGAAGTTTTCTTTGATAAACAACGTTCTTTAATGGAAACTAGAATTCTGGGTATTGCGCCTATGATTCCAGATAAAATTGCTGATGATGGTTCGGTAAGGGAAGCATTTTGGATTTATTTCCCAGAAGCGAGATTCGTTTTTGCTGAGGCTGAGGTTTATAATGTGCACAATGATGTGGACAGAATGACTTACGAAGACTTATTCTGGAAAAGAAAATTCTCTAGTAGAATCGTAAAGAAGTCTAATGTATTTGATAGAGCGATTAGTGCATATAAAGGTCCTTTAGATGCTTTGTTAGAGGCTGAAAAGATAGAAGAAGAGATCTTTAATAGAGAGCATGATATTTGGAGTTTTTAA
- a CDS encoding SUMF1/EgtB/PvdO family nonheme iron enzyme yields the protein MRRLLLFLTIATFVASCASGDGGQLTGVQNRPAWFDIDPYGMAYIPMGSFVMGENDQDVPYANVALSRTVSLAAFYIDDSEITNNEYRQFVYWVRDSIARTYLLEVDEVEYGITLDAFGNDLDEPRISWDYEIPWNDENEDLRDALEPMFYSESDRYYGKKHIDITKLRFQYSWIDYKMAARKGRQRHYIQDDYQYSRADFIREDEVDVYPDTLVWIADFSYSYNEPMAQMYFWHPAYDYYPVVGVTWKQAKAFSHWRTRYFNDALDMAGLPLVQDFRLPTEAEWEYAARGGLAVSQYPWGGPYIRNDAGCFLANFKPLRGNYVDDGGFQTVNVYSYSPNDYGLYCMSGNVAEWTNNAYSESAYEFNHDMNSDYQYEAEDDEQPVYKRKVIRGGSWKDVSYYLGVGVRSYEYQDTAKCYIGFRNVMSYLGRAKGDEL from the coding sequence ATGAGACGATTATTATTATTTTTAACAATAGCAACTTTTGTGGCTTCATGCGCATCGGGAGATGGGGGGCAGCTGACGGGAGTGCAGAACCGACCGGCATGGTTTGATATAGACCCTTATGGTATGGCATATATTCCGATGGGAAGTTTTGTCATGGGGGAAAATGATCAGGATGTGCCTTATGCGAATGTGGCTTTATCAAGAACTGTTTCTTTGGCTGCTTTCTACATAGATGATTCTGAGATTACAAATAATGAGTATCGTCAGTTTGTATATTGGGTGAGAGATTCTATCGCTAGAACTTACTTATTAGAAGTTGATGAGGTAGAGTATGGAATTACTTTAGATGCATTTGGAAACGATTTAGATGAACCACGTATTTCTTGGGATTATGAAATTCCTTGGAATGATGAAAACGAAGATTTAAGAGATGCACTGGAACCAATGTTCTATTCTGAAAGTGACCGTTACTATGGAAAGAAACATATTGATATCACTAAATTGAGATTTCAATATAGCTGGATTGATTATAAGATGGCTGCACGTAAAGGGCGTCAACGTCACTATATTCAGGATGACTATCAATATAGTCGTGCTGATTTCATTAGAGAAGATGAAGTAGATGTTTACCCAGATACATTGGTATGGATAGCGGATTTCTCTTATTCGTATAATGAGCCAATGGCACAAATGTATTTCTGGCACCCGGCTTATGACTACTATCCAGTTGTTGGTGTAACATGGAAACAAGCTAAAGCATTTAGTCACTGGAGAACCAGATACTTTAATGATGCATTAGATATGGCAGGATTGCCATTAGTGCAAGATTTTAGATTACCAACTGAAGCAGAATGGGAGTATGCTGCACGTGGTGGACTGGCTGTTTCTCAATATCCTTGGGGTGGGCCATATATCAGAAACGATGCCGGTTGTTTTCTGGCTAACTTTAAGCCTTTAAGAGGGAATTATGTTGATGATGGCGGTTTCCAAACGGTAAACGTTTATTCATATTCGCCAAATGACTATGGTTTATACTGTATGTCTGGTAATGTGGCAGAGTGGACAAACAATGCGTATAGTGAGTCAGCGTACGAGTTTAATCATGATATGAATTCAGATTATCAATATGAAGCCGAAGATGATGAGCAACCTGTATATAAAAGAAAGGTTATTCGTGGAGGTTCATGGAAAGATGTAAGTTATTATTTAGGAGTAGGTGTTAGATCATATGAATACCAGGATACAGCGAAATGCTACATTGGATTTAGAAATGTGATGTCTTACTTGGGTCGCGCGAAAGGTGACGAATTATAG
- a CDS encoding SDR family oxidoreductase — protein MKTVLITGAAGFLGSHLCDRFLKEGCRVIGMDNLITGDLKNIEHLYNEQHFEFVHHDVSKFVHIPGDLDYILHFASPASPIDYLKIPIQTLKVGSYGTHNLLGLAKAKNARILIASTSEVYGDPKVHPQVESYYGHVNPIGPRGVYDEAKRYMEAATMAYHTFHNVDTRIVRIFNTYGPRMRLNDGRVLPAFIGQALRGEDLTVFGDGSQTRSFCYVDDLIDGIYRLLLSDYHYPVNIGNPSEITIGEFAEEIIKLTGTSQKVIYKDLPKDDPMQRQPDITKAKELLNWTPKVDRKDGLKITYEYFKSLPKEELYKTDHNTFEDYIRK, from the coding sequence ATGAAAACGGTATTAATTACTGGGGCCGCGGGCTTCCTGGGATCACATCTATGTGATCGATTCCTAAAAGAAGGTTGCAGGGTTATTGGGATGGACAATCTCATTACCGGTGATCTAAAAAATATTGAACATTTATATAATGAACAACATTTCGAATTTGTTCATCATGATGTTTCCAAATTCGTTCACATTCCTGGTGATTTAGATTACATTTTACATTTTGCTTCACCTGCGTCTCCAATTGATTATTTAAAAATTCCAATTCAAACGCTTAAAGTTGGCTCTTATGGCACACATAATCTATTAGGATTAGCCAAGGCTAAAAATGCCAGAATTTTGATTGCGTCAACTTCAGAGGTATATGGGGATCCCAAAGTACATCCGCAAGTAGAAAGCTATTATGGTCATGTGAATCCAATTGGGCCCAGAGGTGTATATGATGAGGCTAAGCGATATATGGAAGCAGCAACTATGGCTTATCACACATTCCATAATGTGGATACCAGAATTGTACGAATATTCAATACGTATGGTCCACGTATGCGTCTGAATGATGGGCGTGTATTACCTGCTTTTATTGGACAGGCACTGAGAGGAGAAGATCTTACAGTATTTGGAGACGGAAGTCAAACGCGTTCTTTCTGTTATGTAGATGATCTCATCGATGGCATTTATAGGTTATTGTTAAGCGATTATCATTACCCGGTTAATATTGGAAATCCATCGGAAATAACGATTGGAGAATTTGCTGAAGAAATCATTAAGCTAACTGGTACTTCTCAAAAAGTTATTTATAAAGACTTACCAAAGGATGATCCAATGCAACGTCAACCGGATATTACAAAAGCAAAAGAGCTTTTAAACTGGACTCCAAAAGTGGATAGAAAAGATGGTTTAAAAATTACATATGAATATTTTAAATCATTACCAAAAGAAGAGCTTTATAAGACTGATCATAATACTTTCGAAGATTATATTAGAAAATAA
- the gldL gene encoding gliding motility protein GldL: MSKEITGFRPGSKSWKNFMKYVYGWGAAIVIVGALFKLQHYPGSGPMLIIGLGTEAIIFFLSAFDPMHEDPDWSLVYPELAEDYNGDPRGIVTGGGSGSSSTQELDSMLEEAKIGSELIESLGAGMRNLAETANNMNNLGDASAATNSFVESVEGAAKNVGELSDSYHHAAEALTGLSVSNEDGATYAENLKRVSENLSALNSVYEMQLENSTNQVNVSSQMFENMQTLVNNLNDSVEDTKRYKENIAELSTNLESLNTVYGNMLSAMNVNR; this comes from the coding sequence ATGAGCAAGGAAATTACAGGGTTTAGACCGGGGAGTAAGAGTTGGAAAAACTTCATGAAGTACGTTTATGGATGGGGTGCAGCAATTGTTATTGTTGGAGCTCTTTTTAAACTACAACACTATCCTGGATCTGGTCCAATGTTGATTATTGGTTTGGGTACTGAGGCAATTATTTTCTTTTTATCTGCGTTTGACCCAATGCACGAAGATCCAGATTGGTCTTTGGTATATCCAGAATTAGCTGAGGATTATAATGGTGACCCTCGTGGTATTGTTACCGGTGGTGGTTCGGGATCTTCTTCTACACAAGAATTGGACTCGATGTTAGAAGAAGCTAAAATCGGAAGTGAACTGATTGAAAGTCTAGGTGCTGGAATGAGAAATTTAGCTGAAACAGCAAACAATATGAATAATTTAGGAGACGCTTCTGCTGCAACAAATAGCTTTGTTGAAAGTGTAGAAGGTGCTGCTAAAAATGTGGGTGAGTTATCGGATTCGTATCACCATGCTGCTGAAGCTTTGACCGGTTTATCTGTTTCTAACGAAGATGGAGCTACATACGCTGAGAACTTAAAAAGAGTAAGTGAGAACCTATCTGCGTTAAACAGTGTATATGAAATGCAATTAGAAAACTCAACAAATCAAGTGAATGTAAGTAGCCAAATGTTTGAGAACATGCAAACTTTGGTAAATAACTTGAATGATTCAGTTGAGGATACAAAACGTTATAAAGAAAATATTGCTGAATTATCAACTAACTTAGAGTCATTGAATACAGTATATGGAAATATGCTATCTGCAATGAACGTTAACCGCTAG
- a CDS encoding PorP/SprF family type IX secretion system membrane protein → MKKLLVFIGFVGSLGLLQAQQYPQFTVGQYQGLAYQNPAVVGSHDAICATLLGRLQWVGFGGEPSTFLFSAQSPFEFHGSHGVGLTVMSDQLGQETTMVAKLSYAYRYSGLGPGTLSAGIGIGYISKSIGSDWVASQGVIDDPSIPVNGASEGGLDMDFGLYYKIPKKLSIGLSSTHLTASKFNQTLDDKIGSGDSRQFNYQIDRTYYLSAQYETQIGQSGDWVLKPGLFVKSDVASTTFSLGGFMEYQEQFWGGIHYRLQDAVSLMLGANFQMNGENAAGGLLKVGYSYDFTTSNIRNFSSGSHELFVRYCFNISKQPKQQQHHTVRFL, encoded by the coding sequence ATGAAAAAGTTACTTGTGTTTATAGGGTTTGTAGGCAGTTTAGGCTTACTACAGGCTCAGCAATACCCCCAATTTACTGTGGGTCAGTATCAAGGTTTAGCATACCAAAACCCTGCTGTTGTGGGTAGCCATGACGCAATTTGTGCCACTCTTTTGGGTAGATTACAATGGGTCGGATTTGGTGGCGAGCCGTCAACATTCCTTTTTTCGGCACAGTCTCCTTTTGAATTTCATGGATCACATGGTGTAGGGCTGACGGTAATGTCTGACCAATTAGGACAAGAAACTACCATGGTAGCAAAGTTGAGTTATGCTTATAGATATTCTGGTTTAGGCCCTGGGACTTTAAGTGCAGGGATTGGTATAGGTTATATCTCAAAATCTATTGGTTCGGATTGGGTAGCAAGTCAAGGAGTAATTGATGATCCTTCTATTCCTGTAAACGGAGCTTCAGAAGGAGGTTTGGATATGGATTTCGGTTTGTATTATAAGATTCCAAAGAAATTATCTATTGGATTATCTTCAACACATCTAACCGCTTCTAAGTTTAATCAAACATTGGACGATAAAATTGGTTCTGGTGATTCTAGACAGTTTAACTATCAAATTGACAGAACATATTATTTATCTGCTCAATATGAAACTCAAATAGGCCAAAGCGGTGATTGGGTATTGAAACCAGGTTTGTTTGTGAAGTCTGACGTGGCTTCAACAACGTTCTCTTTAGGAGGTTTTATGGAGTATCAGGAACAATTTTGGGGAGGGATCCATTATAGACTTCAGGATGCAGTGTCTCTGATGTTAGGGGCTAACTTCCAAATGAACGGTGAGAATGCTGCAGGAGGACTTCTAAAAGTAGGTTACTCATACGACTTTACAACTTCAAACATTAGAAACTTTAGTTCAGGTTCACATGAACTTTTCGTAAGATATTGCTTTAATATTTCTAAACAACCAAAGCAACAACAACACCATACAGTGCGATTTTTATAG